A stretch of Brassica rapa cultivar Chiifu-401-42 chromosome A08, CAAS_Brap_v3.01, whole genome shotgun sequence DNA encodes these proteins:
- the LOC103833412 gene encoding protein NO VEIN, translating to MQGNRDGSWSQGSSGNGGSGRGNGGYLPQPSNPVFPSFSLQQQPIRYPLPQFPTSYYRPNFPDFSFGNPNFQNLNFHHPQFGGGGANVFLQSHVPSFALPPQPPPSSNDISASQERGGAIATERPSSKRRRKEGTDKEVPKSLPIPATVVADDSGGSRRGTASSSEKPSSKQPKRKVEVMRIDKAVNETRKAVIAAGESVSSTRVSRSVLEQLQADSWRTLGVQMQDVPSLRQLMALEGKVNAFIHCYVGARRIVTLYDLEMAICRNEFVDSFDDLELGPLLQHSLVLLYFPSISSSTGPVQITTEEIISFLDTYLYTYITNDVKVDEFLNFVATKKSVASKENLGVRIQSLRMHVSYIQDAKRKEGETLKILLTELHQKHNIPSSKKQPKVKSLTISERAESFALQHKDYCGKHTRFDSSSSEDNDSVDYELQNLKTSDHTSSCPYPSVAEEMKRLGGSDKKRKDDNPSHGKSNSSKSLRRRPTKLLRENAKREIPKSADYSDDKKIFGVDEADFTLDEGALRKFISIWKDPCKELSTSTVVEKMLSFYHLGGSEVRNERAKAMSSFPFVGLLNVAVTSMRRGTCDSIYDTLQLASQSDTTNPCTGNQVDDIKPSEDNELNKTQHVMLPKQSNTAEEIIRRLSLHFEHDFSGEKLISIFRKLQTCQVLLAEQFQVPDFESLGWGGFSTFLEKHMLLLPTQLRRFLARELREEYPLEVHVNEKLLTQLLSQASEFAGGNEISRQMVARLLAEQFPTVSLEVVGKDSEEIFTEIISSYKNKSGSKCLLFSSTLLGAEKSLTSKHLEESLTVGNTADSGSSPLNAVSSKEILDVLLRAPFLSDLNSWCHWDLKFAPYAGPLMGCLNEINSKDLLCLVTKDGKIIRTDPSATADSFLEAALQGSAYRTSAQLLSLISLNGRTHLPFSLLKCYAKRAFEVFVDNHSKEMDLDGRNSLGNVRGPVQFSASSDKVIVGEHKTKVGKSDYAASKFLLDCLGYLPGEFCCLAVDVLLSGLRSVVKDAPTRVLSACEHTEQRIMLHDAGLRLGIVEWINDYSNFCSSSVPDSAIVENASSNLDSGEGFVQELEDPIHTDKSCMIVSETPCENNKEPHGSCHTFGGAGGLCDSVGEAFTQTAPEFHDNPASVIDLIRRDEFGLDSSSSGVETSMLQKQHARLGRALQCLSQELYSQDSHFILELVQNADDNKYPENVEPTLTFILQKTGIVVLNNECGFMPENIQALCDVGRSTKKGSGGYIGKKGIGFKSVFRVSDAPEIHSNGFHFKFDISEGQIGYILPTVVPPHDVESLTSMLSGRALQLKDAKWNTCIALPFRALDSEITTVNHIEPMFSDLHPSLLLFLHRLQCIVYRNMLDDSLLVMRKEVVSKNIVKVSCGENSMTWFVASEKLKSANLRDDVQTTEISIGFTLDMLEDGTYRSCMIQEPVFAFLPLRTYGLKFILQGDFILTSSREDVDEDSPWNQWLLSEFPGLFVGALGYFCSLPSFDQNLGKAVSSYMQLVPLVGEVHGFFSSLPRSIISRLRTTNCLLLDGDGEQWVPPCKVLRNWNEKIRVLLNDGLLQEHLALGFLDKDIVLSDSLSRALGIEDYGPKTLVQILSSLSHKKDCLQSMGFAWLSSFLTELYIVSRSSGHGNVELGIDKTLMDSLRKIPFIPLSNGKFTSLDEGAVWLHHETSGSDVGDVFEAFPMLYGNLRTVDHSFLLATSVGEKSTADDLINMLSVIGIQKLSAHEIIKVHILPAFEAKNRGTPEGLMVDYLCFVMTHLRSSCHVCQSERNYIISELRSKALILTDYGLKQLGEASIHFGEEFGNQVNMKKLTKTLDILWHVVDGTYLKHPASKLYACGMKEWRGFFQEVGISDFVQVVQVEKSIAEFYAVSRCEKYDTNLLSPGLAVIDWESPELVDLLSLLHKSNCREGCKYLLEVVDRLWDNCYHDKTTVNYNSGRHGVIKSSESSFMRAICVSQWIVSSMDNKLHLAKDLYHDCDDVRSILGMNAPYAVPKVTSVKLLNDIGFKTKVSLDDALEILETWVHCGDSFKSSISQVTRFYKFLWNEMADSKQKITEKLHALSFVFVPNQNGSRQNDLISGIFLSHNDVYWNDSAGVLDEIKEISSQISGVVESLRRKTLCNIYPGLHDFFVNGCGVPETPSFQEYLKILGQFAHYVSPSCAAKAVFKIFLKWSDDLKSGKSAEDVVHFKEKLSEVDYTVLPTESDKWISLHSSFGLVCWCDDEKLKKRFKKKDIHFIYFGENTDEEKELIHTKVSVLMQSLGIPNISEVVQREAKYEGLQDNSVTVSLVNWSLPYAQRYIFTLHHEKYTQTKKTVYYQVKRLQVFVVQKLCYKNVIPQYDIFSKKEYKCSSLLQDKALYTTPCLDSHSLFMELSRLFFNGVPDLHLANFLHLIKTMAESGLSEGQMESFIVNSQKVQKIPDGEKIWSLKSALKAKKKAGISLSWLPSSSKRRHGSSELHVDDSKQELASGHVSSSEEDVAESFKEQIPIQTADTNLVAGYDNTAGTSSLASHQPNPLYSMHMESGSTSGNQATFNLNPNLLHGWNNSFSADFSERDQLHTGTPWAAQAQQTGRKGEEIAYRYFAATYPKEAKVRWVNEQSETGLPYDLLIENEGGKLEYVEVKATVSSRKDYFNLTVREWQFANEKGESYIIAHVLLGNSNAILTQHRNPVKLCQEGNLRLLILMPNKRNEVNVSF from the exons ATGCAAGGGAATCGCGACGGCTCGTGGTCCCAGGGCTCCTCCGGCAACGGTGGAAGCGGCAGGGGAAACGGTGGTTATCTTCCTCAACCTTCGAATCCTGTGTTTCCCAGTTTCAGTCTCCAACAACAGCCTATCAGATACCCCCTGCCTCAGTTTCCGACGAGCTACTACCGCCCTAACTTCCCCGACTTCTCCTTCGGAAACCCTAATTTCCAGAATCTCAATTTCCACCATCCCCAATTCGGCGGTGGCGGCGCGAATGTCTTCCTTCAATCCCATGTACCGAGCTTCGCCCTCCCTCCCCAGCCTCCGCCGTCTAGCAACGACATCAGTGCCTCTCAGGAACGTGGAGGAGCAATCGCAACCGAGCGCCCTTCCTCGAAACGAAGGCGCAAAGAGGGGACTGATAAAGAGGTCCCAAAATCTCTACCGATTCCTGCTACTGTAGTCGCTGATGATAGTGGTGGTTCTCGAAGAGGGACCGCTTCTTCTTCGGAGAAGCCTTCCTCGAAACAGCCGAAACGGAAAGTAGAAGTCATGCGGATTGATAAGGCTGTCAACGAGACGCGTAAGGCAGTGATTGCTGCTGGAGAGAGCGTTTCTTCTACTAGAGTCTCGAGATCGGTTCTAGAACAACTTCAAGCTGATTCTTGGCGTACATTAGGGGTGCAGATGCAAGATGTTCCTTCTCTTCGCCAACTTATGGCCCTCGAAGGCAAG GTTAATGCATTTATTCATTGCTATGTTGGGGCTAGAAGAATTGTGACACTgtatgatttggagatggcaaTATGTCGAAACGAGTTTGTTGATTCTTTCGATGATCTGGAATTGGGACCTTTGCTGCAGCATTCACTAGTCTTGCTCTATTTTCCATCCATTTCCAGCTCTACTGGACCCGTTCAGATCACTACTGAGGAGATAATATCATTTCTTGATACCTATCTCTACACTTATATTACAAATGATGTCAAGGTCGATGAGTTCCTTAATTTCGTTGCTACTAAAAAATCAGTTGCAAGCAAAGAAAACCTTGGTGTGCGTATTCAGAGCTTACG GATGCATGTATCTTACATTCAAGACGCTAAGAGAAAAGAAGGTGAAACGTTGAAAATCTTACTGACTGAGCTGCACCAGAAGCATAACATCCCCTCATCAAAGAAACAACCGAAAGTTAAATCCCTTACCATCTCTGAGCGCGCGGAATCATTTGCTTTACAGCATAAGGATTATTGTGGCAAGCATACACGATTTGATTCATCAAGCTCAGAAGACAACGATAGTGTTGATTATGAGCTTCAAAATCTTAAGACTTCTGATCATACCAGTAGTTGTCCATATCCATCTGTTGCGGAAGAGATGAAGCGGCTTGGGGGCTCCGATAAGAAAAGGAAGGATGACAATCCTAGTCATGGAAAATCCAATTCGTCCAAATCGCTTAGGAGACGCCCCACCAAATTGCTAAGAGAAAATGCGAAACGAGAGATACCTAAATCAGCAGATTATTCTGATGATAAGAAGATTTTCGGTGTCGATGAGGCTGACTTCACACTTGACGAAGGGGCTTTGAGAAAGTTCATATCGATTTGGAAGGACCCCTGCAAAGAGCTAAGCACTTCAACT gtTGTTGAGAAAATGCTGTCTTTTTACCACTTGGGGGGCTCTGAAGTACGAAATGAAAGAGCTAAAGCAATGTCATCATTTCCATTTGTTGGATTACTAAATGTCGCT GTAACCTCAATGAGACGTGGAACGTGTGATAGTATATATGATACTTTGCAATTAGCGAGCCAAAGTGATACTACTAATCCATGCACAGGAAATCAGGTAGATGATATTAAGCCAAGTGAAGACAATGAGTTAAACAAAACTCAGcatgttatgcttccaaaacaaA GTAATACTGCTGAAGAAATTATCAGAAGGCTTTCCTTGCATTTTGAGCATGATTTTTCTGGAGAGAAGCTCATCAGTATCTTTAGGAAGCTACAGACTTGCCAGGTTTTGTTGGCAGAGCAGTTTCAAGTACCGGATTTTGAGTCTCTTGGTTGGGGTGGTTTTTCCACTTTCTTGGAAAAACACATGCTACTGCTACCAACACAACTTCGAAGGTTTCTAGCCAGAGAATTACGGGAAGAGTATCCTCTGGAGGTCCACGTAAATGAGAAGCTGTTGACTCAATTGCTATCGCAGGCTTCTGAATTTGCTGGTGGCAATGAAATATCTAGACAGATGGTGGCTCGACTGCTTGCAGAACAATTTCCAACAGTTTCTCTCGAGGTTGTAGGAAAAGATTCAGAGGAAATTTTCACTGAAATCATCAGTAGCTACAAGAACAAATCTGGTTCTAAATGTCTCCTCTTTTCTTCAACATTGCTTGGAGCTGAAAAATCTTTGACCAGTAAGCATTTAGAAGAATCCCTGACAGTGGGAAATACTGCTGACTCGGGAAGCAGCCCACTGAATGCTGTTTCATCCAAAGAGATTTTAGATGTTCTGCTTAGAGCTCCGTTTTTGTCAGACTTAAATTCATGGTGCCACTGGGATCTTAAGTTTGCTCCATACGCTGGTCCTCTTATGGGGTGTTTGAATGAGATTAATTCAAAAGATCTGCTGTGTCTAGTGACAAAGGATGGTAAGATTATCCGCACAGATCCTTCTGCAACAGCAGATTCATTCTTAGAGGCTGCTCTTCAAGGGTCTGCTTACCGTACTTCTGCGCAGTTATTGTCGTTGATATCATTGAATGGACGAACACATCTACCATTTTCCCTTCTAAAATGCTACGCAAAACGTGCATTTGAAGTATTTGTAGATAACCATTCCAAGGAGATGGATCTAGATGGTAGGAATTCTCTTGGGAACGTGCGCGGGCCAGTACAGTTCAGTGCTTCTTCGGACAAAGTGATAGTTGGAGAACACAAAACTAAAGTGGGTAAAAGTGACTATGCTGCCTCAAAATTTCTTCTTGATTGTCTGGGCTATTTACCTGGGGAGTTTTGCTGTTTAGCTGTTGATGTCTTGCTATCGGGACTGCGTtctgttgttaaagatgctccCACAAGAGTTTTGTCTGCTTGCGAGCATACAGAGCAGCGCATCATGCTGCACGATGCCGGATTGCGGCTAGGCATTGTTGAGTGGATTAATGATTACAGTAATTTTTGCTCATCATCTGTGCCAGACTCTGCAATAGTGGAAAATGCTTCGTCCAACTTAGATTCTGGCGAAGGTTTTGTTCAAGAACTGGAGGACCCAATTCATACCGACAAAAGCTGCATGATCGTATCAGAGACACCGTgtgaaaataataaagaacCTCATGGATCTTGTCACACTTTTGGTGGTGCTGGGGGTTTATGTGATTCTGTTGGGGAGGCATTTACCCAAACTGCACCTGAGTTTCATGATAATCCAGCCTCAGTTATTGATTTAATCAGACGGGATGAGTTTGGGCTGGATTCAAGTTCTTCTGGTGTCGAGACGAGTATGTTGCAGAAACAACATGCTCGGTTAGGAAGAGCACTTCAGTGTTTGTCCCAGGAATTGTATTCTCAGGATTCACACTTTATTCTTGAACTC GTTCAAAATGCTGATGACAATAAGTACCCTGAAAATGTGGAACCCACACTCACATTCATTCTTCAGAAGACTGGGATTGTTGTATTAAACAACGAGTGTGGTTTCATGCCTGAGAACATTCAGGCCTTGTGTGATGTTGGTCGATCAACAAAGAAAGGATCTGGTGGATACATAGGGAAGAAAGGAATTGGCTTCAAGTCAGTGTTTCGG GTTTCTGATGCTCCCGAGATCCACTCAAATGGTTTCCATTTCAAGTTTGATATAAGTGAGGGTCAGATTGGATACATTTTACCGACTGTTGTACCTCCACATGATGTCGAATCACTTACCAGCATGTTATCTGGCCGTGCTTTACAACTGAAAGATGCAAAATGGAACACCTGCATTGCACTTCCTTTCAGAGCCCTTGATTCCGAAATAACAACAGTGAATCACATTGAGCCTATGTTTTCAGACCTTCATCCTTCTTTATTACTCTTCCTACATCGCCTACAGTGCATAGTATACAGAAACATGCTTGACGATTCTCTCTTGGTCATGAGGAAAGAGGTGGTGAGCAAAAATATCGTAAAGGTTTCATGTGGGGAAAATAGCATGACATGGTTTGTAGCATCAGAGAAATTAAAGTCTGCTAATCTTCGTGATGACGTTCAGACAACAGAGATTTCCATAGGATTTACTCTTGACATGCTAGAAGATGGAACTTACAGATCTTGTATGATTCAAGAACCCGTTTTTGCTTTTCTTCCTCTAAGAACTTATGGTTTGAAATTTATTCTACAAGGGGATTTCATTCTTACATCGTCAAGGGAGGATGTTGATGAGGATAGTCCTTGGAACCAGTGGTTGTTGTCAGAATTTCCGGGTTTGTTTGTCGGTGCCCTAGGGTATTTTTGCAGTCTCCCTTCTTTCGACCAGAATCTGGGTAAAGCTGTGTCCTCATACATGCAGCTTGTACCTCTCGTTGGGGAAGTGCATGGGTTCTTTTCTTCTCTCCCTCGTTCCATTATATCTAGATTGAGAACAACAAATTGCTTGCTGCTTGATGGAGATGGTGAGCAATGGGTTCCTCCTTGCAAGGTTTTAAGAAACTGGAATGAAAAGATAAGGGTTCTTCTTAACGATGGATTGCTCCAAGAGCATCTTGCTCTGGGTTTTTTGGACAAAGATATAGTTTTGTCAGATTCCCTGTCAAGGGCACTGGGCATTGAAGATTATGGACCAAAGACTTTAGTGCAGATTCTTTCTTCATTGAGTCACAAGAAAGATTGTTTGCAATCAATGGGCTTTGCATGGTTATCGTCTTTTCTTACTGAACTATACATAGTATCCCGTTCTTCTGGGCATGGTAATGTAGAATTAGGTATAGATAAGACTCTTATGGACAGCCTTCGTAAGATCCCATTCATACCCCTGTCAAATGGTAAGTTCACCTCTTTAGATGAAGGCGCAGTCTGGTTGCACCATGAGACATCGGGGTCTGACGTTGGCGATGTATTTGAAGCATTTCCTATGTTATATGGAAATCTCCGAACCGTTGATCATTCCTTTCTCTTGGCGACCTCTGTTGGTGAAAAATCCACTGCAGATGACCTCATAAACATGCTTTCTGTAATTGGCATTCAAAAGCTGTCAGcacatgaaatcatcaaagtgcaTATATTACCAGCCTTTGAGGCGAAGAATAGAGGTACACCGGAGGGTTTGATGGTAGATTACCTATGTTTTGTAATGACACATCTACGATCCAGCTGCCATGTTTGTCAGAGCGAGAGGAATTACATAATATCTGAGCTGAGAAGCAAAGCTCTGATATTGACAGATTATGGGTTAAAACAGCTAGGTGAGGCGTCAATTCATTTCGGTGAAGAATTTGGAAACCAGGTTAACATGAAGAAGCTTACCAAAACCTTGGATATATTGTGGCATGTGGTTGATGGTACCTACTTGAAACATCCAGCATCAAAGCTCTATGCATGCGGGATGAAGGAGTGGCGGGGTTTTTTTCAAGAGGTTGGAATATCCGATTTTGTTCAAGTGGTTCAAGTTGAAAAGAGCATTGCTGAATTCTACGCTGTTTCACGCTGTGAAAAGTATGATACCAACTTGTTATCTCCCGGGTTGGCTGTTATAGACTGGGAATCTCCGGAACTCGTTGATCTCTTGTCTCTCCTGCACAAAAGTAATTGCCGTGAAGGTTGCAAGTATCTTCTGGAAGTCGTTGATAGACTGTGGGATAATTGCTACCACGACAAAACAACTGTTAACTATAACTCGGGCAGGCATGGTGTCATCAAATCATCAGAATCTTCATTTATGAGGGCAATTTGTGTTTCTCAGTGGATAGTTTCAAGCATGGACAACAAGTTGCATCTTGCGAAAGACCTCTATCATGATTGTGATGATGTGCGGTCAATACTTGGCATGAATGCTCCCTATGCAGTTCCGAAG GTTACGAGTGTCAAGTTACTTAATGATATTGGTTTCAAGACCAAAGTTTCCCTCGATGATGCTCTGGAAATCCTAGAAACTTGGGTGCACTGTGGAGACTCTTTCAAATCAAG CATCTCTCAGGTTACCAGATTTTACAAGTTTTTGTGGAATGAAATGGCTGATTCAAAGCAGAAAATTACTGAAAAGCTCCATGCTCTCTCTTTTGTGTTTGTCCCGAATCAAAATGGAAGTAGGCAAAATGATCTGATATCTGGAATATTCTTGTCACATAATGACGTTTACTGGAATGATTCTGCTGGCGTTTTAGATGAGATAAAAGAGATCAGTTCGCAGATCAGCGGTGTTGTGGAATCATTGCGTAGGAAAACATTGTGCAATATCTATCCAGGTCTCCATGATTTTTTTGTGAATGGGTGTGGAGTACCTGAGACGCCTTCTTTTCAAGAGTACCTTAAAATTCTAGGGCAATTCGCACATTATGTGTCACCCTCATGTGCTGCCAAGGCT GTCTTCAAAATTTTCCTGAAGTGGAGTGATGACCTGAAATCTGGTAAATCTGCCGAAGATGTTGTGCACTTTAAAGAGAAACTTTCAGAGGTCGACTACACTGTGCTTCCTACTGAAAGTGATAAGTGGATTTCCTTACACTCCTCGTTCGGTCTCGTATGTTGGTGTGATGATGAGAAGTTAAAGAAGAGATTTAAAAAGAaggatattcattttatttacttCGGGGAAAATACTGACGAAGAGAAAGAACTGATTCACACAAAAGTATCGGTGCTGATGCAGAGCTTGGGCATTCCAAATATTTCTGAG GTGGTACAGCGCGAAGCAAAGTATGAAGGTTTGCAAGATAACAGTGTAACCGTGTCACTTGTGAACTGGTCTCTGCCTTATGCTCAGCGATATATTTTTACTCTCCATCATGAGAAGTATACCCAAACAAAAAAGACTGTATATTATCAAGTCAAGCGCCTACAAGTCTTTGTCGTTCAGAAGTTATGCTATAAGAATGTCATACCACAGTATGATATTTTCTCTAAAAAGGAGTACAAATGTAGCTCTCTTTTGCAG GATAAAGCTCTGTACACAACACCATGTCTGGATTCCCATTCCTTGTTCATGGAACTGTCTCGTTTGTTTTTCAACGGGGTTCCTGATCTGCATTTGGCAAATTTCCTTCACTTGATCAAAACAATGGCAGAATCTGGTTTGAGCGAGGGTCAAATGGAATCATTCATTGTGAACAGTCAAAAAGTTCAGAAGATTCCTGATGGTGAAAAGATCTGGTCCCTAAAATCTGCTCTTAAAGCCAAGAAGAAAGCTGGGATAAGCTTGAGCTGGTTACCTTCAAGTTCCAAAAGAAGACATGGTTCTAGCGAGCTCCATGTTGATGATTCTAAGCAAGAATTGGCCTCTGGTCATGTTAGTAGCAGCGAAGAGGATGTAGCGGAGTCGTTTAAGGAACAAATACCCATCCAGACGGCCGATACAAACTTGGTTGCTGGATATGATAATACTGCAGGCACAAGTTCACTAGCTAGTCACCAGCCAAACCCATTATATTCTATGCATATGGAGAGTGGCTCAACCTCAGGGAATCAAGCTACTTTCAACCTCAATCCAAACCTTCTTCATGGATGGAACAATTCCTTCTCAGCAGACTTCAGCGAAAGAGATCAACTTCATACGGGCACACCTTGGGCTGCGCAAGCGCAACAGACGGGTAGGAAAGGAGAAGAAATCGCTTACAGATACTTTGCTGCAACATACCCCAAGGAGGCTAAGGTCAGATGGGTTAATGAGCAGAGCGAAACCGGTTTACCTTACGACCTGTTGATCGAAAACGAAGGTGGTAAACTAGAATACGTAGAGGTGAAAGCGACGGTGTCTTCACGGAAAGATTATTTCAATTTGACAGTGAGAGAATGGCAATTTGCAAATGAGAAAGGAGAGAGTTACATAATTGCTCATGTGTTGTTAGGAAACAGCAATGCCATCCTCACACAGCATAGGAACCCTGTCAAGTTATGCCAAGAAGGTAATCTTCGGTTGTTAATTCTCATGCCTAACAAGCGAAACGAGGTCAATGTTTCGTTTTAA